From the Streptomyces syringium genome, one window contains:
- the fabV gene encoding enoyl-[acyl-carrier-protein] reductase FabV: MSEHVIAPKSRGFLFLDSHPEGCRQLVDEMWQAVPAPVAAGGEGPVALVIGSSAGYGLAATIAGLARVGIRGIGVCFEKAPARRTGTAGWYRTAATARLARQYGRDMVFLNGDAFSDTMKEQVADLLAERFGGRLDYLIYSVAAPRRTDPDTGRLHTSVLKPIGSPHTTKTLVFDEYGAPEVKEITAAPAEGDDIEQTVAVMGGTDWERWITFLADRSLLADGFTTAALSYIGSPLTAALYRQGTIGAAKSHLEATARRLDERLGTMLGGRAVTSVNAAAVTQSSTAVPGIALYVGLLRGILGDAMVAPIGQLVELWDQLTGARPLDLDDEGRIRLDTWELDPAVQHAVAERWSTATSDTITELADLDWFGDEVRRLYGFRVPGVDYTAAVETDVPWPAPTS, translated from the coding sequence GTGAGCGAACACGTCATTGCGCCCAAGAGCCGGGGCTTCCTCTTCCTCGACTCCCATCCCGAGGGCTGCCGGCAGCTGGTGGACGAGATGTGGCAGGCCGTCCCCGCCCCGGTCGCGGCCGGGGGCGAAGGGCCGGTGGCTCTGGTCATCGGCTCGTCCGCCGGCTACGGCCTGGCCGCCACGATCGCGGGCCTGGCCCGTGTCGGTATCCGTGGCATCGGCGTGTGCTTCGAGAAGGCGCCCGCGCGGCGCACCGGCACGGCCGGCTGGTACCGCACCGCCGCCACCGCCCGGCTCGCCCGACAGTACGGGCGTGACATGGTCTTCCTCAATGGCGACGCGTTCAGCGACACCATGAAGGAGCAGGTCGCCGACCTCCTCGCCGAGCGGTTCGGGGGCCGGCTCGACTACCTGATCTACTCGGTGGCCGCGCCCCGCCGCACCGACCCGGACACCGGCCGGCTGCATACTTCGGTCCTCAAGCCGATCGGCTCGCCGCACACCACCAAGACCCTCGTCTTCGACGAGTACGGGGCCCCGGAGGTGAAGGAGATCACCGCCGCACCGGCCGAGGGCGACGACATCGAGCAGACGGTGGCGGTGATGGGCGGCACCGACTGGGAACGCTGGATCACGTTCCTGGCCGACCGGTCCCTGCTCGCCGACGGCTTCACCACCGCCGCCCTGTCCTACATCGGCTCGCCGCTCACCGCGGCGCTCTACCGGCAGGGCACCATCGGCGCCGCGAAGTCCCATCTGGAAGCCACCGCCCGCAGGCTGGACGAGCGCCTCGGCACGATGCTGGGCGGCCGGGCCGTGACCTCGGTCAACGCCGCCGCCGTCACCCAGTCCTCCACCGCCGTCCCCGGCATCGCCCTGTACGTCGGGCTGCTGCGCGGCATCCTCGGCGACGCCATGGTGGCCCCGATCGGTCAACTGGTGGAGCTGTGGGACCAGCTGACCGGAGCGCGCCCCCTCGACCTCGACGACGAGGGCCGGATCCGCCTCGACACCTGGGAACTCGACCCCGCCGTGCAGCACGCCGTCGCCGAACGTTGGTCCACCGCCACCAGCGACACCATCACCGAACTCGCCGACCTCGACTGGTTCGGCGACGAAGTCCGCCGTCTCTACGGCTTCCGCGTCCCCGGCGTCGACTACACCGCCGCCGTCGAAACCGACGTGCCCTGGCCCGCTCCCACCAGCTGA
- a CDS encoding TetR/AcrR family transcriptional regulator, which produces MSNALPSRDPDDRLPLRERKKLRTRAALTDTALQLFTERGFNGVTLDELCDAVEISKRTFFRYFAGKEDVAMAPTQDLWRAFLEDLRTREPGDGPVLEMLRDALLAAMDRMSADGWAHRVLLSRRLAAVTPSMDAHGLHFCHDTGRAARATLHRRLDLDDPDDPRTRLAVDMLVAAFHCALDTWMAGPGTPTRADLAAHLRDVCAALPGSLTLTAGPRPPGQP; this is translated from the coding sequence ATGAGCAACGCGCTGCCGTCCCGCGACCCCGACGACCGGCTCCCGCTGCGCGAACGCAAAAAGCTGCGCACGCGAGCGGCCCTGACCGACACCGCCCTGCAGTTGTTCACCGAGCGGGGCTTCAACGGGGTGACGCTCGACGAGCTCTGCGACGCGGTGGAGATCTCCAAGCGCACGTTCTTCCGCTACTTCGCCGGCAAGGAAGACGTCGCCATGGCACCGACCCAGGACCTGTGGCGGGCCTTCCTGGAGGACCTTCGGACGCGCGAGCCCGGGGACGGCCCGGTGCTGGAGATGCTGCGGGACGCCCTGCTCGCCGCGATGGACCGGATGTCCGCCGATGGCTGGGCCCACCGCGTCCTGCTCTCCCGCCGGCTGGCCGCCGTCACCCCGTCGATGGACGCGCACGGCCTGCACTTCTGCCATGACACCGGCCGGGCCGCGCGCGCCACCCTGCACCGCCGCCTCGACCTGGACGACCCCGACGACCCGCGCACCCGGCTGGCCGTGGACATGCTGGTCGCCGCCTTCCACTGCGCCCTGGACACCTGGATGGCCGGGCCGGGCACCCCCACCCGCGCCGACCTGGCCGCCCATCTGCGGGACGTCTGCGCGGCCCTCCCCGGCAGCCTCACCCTGACCGCCGGTCCGCGCCCACCGGGGCAGCCCTGA
- a CDS encoding DUF1963 domain-containing protein encodes MVRTTPPRPLDVEALFPEVVPYRRDAVRLHPRPGSPGVRESSLGGPVLWPRSVDWPHCDDDHPSTAFAPPPGSGALPLVPVLQLFAADVPELPFPTGTDVLQLLWCPFDHRAGYVPRPELYWWNSARCEGAPVAPHRPAGAHDDYLPDPCVLHPERVTEYPNRDLPEDIADALEERFEEVEEETGWSYWSHLSVPHGVKVGGYPTWTQDPYWPDCAGCGLRMDHLLTVNSREFDGESWRGWLPLEDTPATGEIWDLPYEERRKVQGPPGLMLGDMGGMYLFVCTRCPDRPYAYHSDCS; translated from the coding sequence ATGGTTCGTACCACCCCGCCCCGCCCCCTCGACGTGGAGGCGCTGTTCCCCGAGGTCGTCCCCTACCGCAGGGACGCGGTCCGGCTGCACCCGCGGCCCGGGAGCCCCGGAGTGCGGGAGAGCTCGCTGGGCGGGCCGGTGCTGTGGCCGCGGTCGGTGGACTGGCCGCACTGCGACGACGACCACCCGTCGACGGCGTTCGCGCCGCCGCCGGGATCCGGTGCGCTGCCCTTGGTGCCCGTACTCCAGTTGTTCGCCGCCGATGTGCCCGAGCTGCCCTTTCCCACTGGAACGGACGTCCTTCAGCTCCTGTGGTGCCCCTTCGACCACAGGGCCGGCTATGTGCCCCGCCCTGAGCTGTACTGGTGGAACAGTGCCCGGTGCGAGGGCGCACCCGTCGCACCGCACCGGCCGGCCGGTGCCCACGACGACTACCTCCCGGACCCGTGCGTGCTGCACCCGGAGCGGGTCACCGAATACCCGAACCGGGATCTGCCCGAGGACATCGCCGACGCGCTGGAGGAGCGGTTCGAGGAGGTGGAGGAGGAGACCGGTTGGTCGTACTGGTCCCACCTCTCGGTGCCGCACGGCGTCAAGGTCGGCGGATACCCGACGTGGACGCAGGATCCGTACTGGCCCGACTGCGCCGGATGCGGCCTGCGCATGGACCATCTGCTGACGGTCAACAGCAGGGAGTTCGACGGGGAGTCGTGGCGGGGCTGGCTGCCCTTGGAGGACACGCCCGCCACGGGCGAGATCTGGGACCTCCCCTACGAGGAGCGCCGGAAGGTCCAGGGGCCGCCGGGGCTGATGCTCGGTGACATGGGCGGCATGTACCTCTTCGTCTGCACCCGGTGCCCCGACCGGCCCTACGCCTACCACTCCGACTGCTCGTAG
- a CDS encoding AAA family ATPase — MLLWINGPFGGGKTQTAHEIQRRLPGSVVCDPEHVGFGLHRMMPPALRGDFQDLPAWRQGVYEVLDRALTAHGGTVIVPMTVVEPEYFRETVGRLRERGHDVRHFALLARRETVLRRLSERGFGHAVRLVAGKDAPLRRESFAVSKLDVCLERLREAEFAEHVWTDHIPVARVADHVADSAGLTLTPNTDSPLRGRLRRAWTGARHIRFD; from the coding sequence ATGCTCCTGTGGATCAACGGCCCCTTCGGAGGGGGAAAGACGCAGACCGCGCACGAGATCCAGCGCCGACTCCCCGGCAGCGTCGTCTGCGACCCCGAACACGTCGGCTTCGGCCTGCACCGGATGATGCCCCCGGCCCTGCGCGGGGACTTCCAGGACCTCCCGGCCTGGCGGCAGGGCGTGTACGAGGTACTGGACCGGGCACTCACCGCGCACGGGGGCACGGTGATCGTGCCGATGACGGTCGTGGAGCCGGAGTACTTCCGGGAGACCGTCGGCCGGCTGCGGGAACGGGGCCATGACGTACGGCACTTCGCGTTGCTGGCCCGGCGGGAGACGGTGCTGCGACGGCTGAGTGAGCGTGGCTTCGGGCACGCCGTGCGGCTCGTCGCCGGCAAGGACGCACCCTTGCGCCGGGAGAGCTTCGCGGTGTCGAAGCTCGACGTGTGTCTGGAGCGGCTGCGCGAGGCGGAGTTCGCCGAGCATGTGTGGACCGACCACATCCCGGTCGCGCGGGTCGCCGACCACGTCGCGGACTCCGCCGGTCTGACGCTCACCCCGAATACCGACAGTCCGCTCCGGGGCCGGCTGCGGCGGGCGTGGACGGGGGCACGGCACATCCGGTTCGACTGA
- a CDS encoding GNAT family N-acetyltransferase has translation MIDDYEFTSDPARLDGALIHHWLSTDAYWALGRSREKQDSAMAGSLNFGAYEKASGAQVAYARVVTDRATFAWLCDVYVDRRARGKGLGTALVTAVRDHLAPFGLNRILLSTGDAHGVYEKIGFQPLETPGNWMAYGRL, from the coding sequence ATGATCGACGACTATGAGTTCACCAGCGACCCGGCCCGCCTGGACGGCGCCTTGATCCATCACTGGCTCTCCACCGACGCCTATTGGGCGCTTGGCCGTTCCCGCGAGAAGCAGGACAGCGCGATGGCCGGTTCGCTGAACTTCGGTGCCTACGAGAAGGCGTCGGGCGCGCAGGTCGCCTATGCGCGGGTGGTCACGGACCGCGCCACCTTCGCCTGGCTGTGCGATGTCTACGTCGACCGCCGGGCACGGGGGAAGGGACTCGGTACGGCGCTGGTCACGGCCGTCCGTGACCACCTCGCGCCCTTCGGCCTGAACCGCATCCTGCTCTCGACCGGGGACGCCCACGGCGTCTACGAGAAGATCGGCTTCCAGCCGCTGGAGACTCCGGGTAACTGGATGGCGTACGGGCGGCTGTAG
- the murJ gene encoding murein biosynthesis integral membrane protein MurJ encodes MSEGNNTAATRSREQRRRRHAARKPGADKGGLRRSSLLMAAGTVVSRATGLIRQILQAGALGTGLLATTYNNANVVPTSLYFLFIGGALNSVLVPQLVRARTEHPDGGLAFEQRLVTLVLSVLGIGTLLAVWAAPQIISVYQTDSPENHAAFELTVVFARFLLPQIFFYGLFSILGQVLNARGRFGAMMWTPVLNNVVLIAMFGVYVGMMTIPDRVEDITPTQVTLLGLGTTLALAVQALALIPCVRAVGFRFRPRFDWRGTGLRKSVAAARWTLLFVLVNLLATTVVTHYATAADRALPHDGVGFTAYTYAQTIWMLPQSIVTVTLVTALLPRMTRAVAEHRLDDLRGDLSRALRVSGVVIVPAAFFFLAFGPQIAQLLFAHGAADAASTRPLGHMLQAFGLGLMPFSAQYLLLRGFYAFEDTRTPFRVALWVSAVNIGRATACHLLLPARWAVTGMAAAYAVSYAVGLLVTALMLRRRLHGRLDGRRLCRTYGKLTASAVPAGTLGWLAGRACPTGLVAAGWAPALSLAAGGVTMVFLFVLLAKAFEIGELRSLPGLR; translated from the coding sequence ATGTCAGAGGGCAATAACACTGCGGCGACACGGTCGCGCGAACAACGGAGGCGGCGGCACGCCGCCCGGAAGCCGGGGGCGGACAAGGGCGGGCTGAGGCGCTCGTCCTTACTGATGGCGGCGGGGACGGTGGTGTCCCGGGCGACGGGACTGATCAGACAAATACTCCAGGCCGGCGCCCTGGGGACCGGCCTGCTCGCCACCACATACAACAACGCCAACGTCGTCCCGACGAGCTTGTACTTCCTGTTCATCGGAGGGGCTCTGAACTCGGTCCTGGTGCCCCAGCTGGTCCGGGCCCGGACCGAGCACCCCGATGGCGGGCTGGCCTTCGAGCAGCGTCTCGTGACGCTCGTGCTGTCCGTGCTCGGCATCGGCACGCTGCTGGCCGTGTGGGCCGCACCGCAGATCATCAGCGTCTACCAGACGGACTCACCGGAGAACCACGCCGCGTTCGAGCTGACCGTGGTCTTCGCCCGGTTCCTGCTTCCGCAGATCTTCTTCTACGGACTGTTCAGCATCCTGGGACAGGTCCTCAACGCCCGGGGAAGGTTCGGGGCGATGATGTGGACTCCGGTCCTCAACAACGTCGTCCTCATCGCGATGTTCGGCGTGTACGTCGGCATGATGACCATCCCGGACCGGGTGGAGGACATCACCCCGACGCAGGTGACGCTGCTCGGGCTGGGCACCACGCTCGCCCTGGCCGTACAGGCCCTCGCGTTGATTCCCTGCGTCCGCGCCGTCGGATTCCGCTTCAGGCCGCGCTTCGACTGGCGTGGCACGGGATTGCGCAAGAGCGTCGCGGCGGCTCGCTGGACGCTGTTGTTCGTGCTGGTCAACCTGCTGGCCACCACAGTGGTGACGCACTACGCCACCGCGGCGGACAGGGCACTGCCCCACGACGGTGTGGGCTTCACCGCCTACACCTACGCGCAGACGATCTGGATGCTGCCGCAGTCCATCGTCACGGTCACGCTGGTCACGGCGCTGCTGCCGCGGATGACCCGGGCCGTCGCCGAGCACCGCCTCGACGATCTACGAGGGGATCTCTCCCGGGCCCTGCGGGTCAGTGGCGTCGTCATCGTTCCCGCCGCCTTCTTCTTCCTCGCCTTCGGCCCGCAGATCGCGCAGCTGCTGTTCGCGCACGGCGCTGCCGATGCCGCGTCCACCCGTCCTCTCGGACACATGCTCCAGGCCTTCGGACTCGGTCTGATGCCGTTCTCCGCGCAGTACCTGCTGCTCCGCGGCTTCTATGCCTTCGAGGACACCCGTACACCGTTCCGGGTGGCCCTGTGGGTCAGTGCCGTCAATATCGGCCGGGCCACCGCCTGTCATCTCTTGCTGCCCGCGCGTTGGGCGGTCACCGGCATGGCCGCCGCCTATGCCGTCTCCTACGCCGTGGGCCTCTTGGTCACCGCGCTGATGCTGCGGCGGCGTCTGCACGGCCGGCTCGACGGCCGGAGGCTGTGCCGCACCTACGGCAAGCTCACGGCGTCCGCGGTGCCGGCGGGAACGCTCGGCTGGCTCGCGGGCCGTGCCTGTCCGACGGGCCTGGTCGCGGCCGGGTGGGCGCCGGCCCTGAGCCTGGCGGCGGGGGGCGTCACGATGGTGTTCCTGTTCGTGCTGCTCGCGAAGGCCTTCGAGATCGGCGAGTTGCGGAGCCTGCCGGGCCTGCGGTGA
- a CDS encoding SMI1/KNR4 family protein, which yields MSFSSPLLTDLVRRVPPPARPTGGQGDWAAVEASLGTRLPSDFKALVATYGRGEFCDVIGLCTPFGEDNPVRLTADLLEDYGSSREMFPERYPYPLFPEPGGLIAWGLTDAGHHLCWLTVGEPDSWPVVVWSRDDDHEEYDCCATDFIEGWVSGRIVSEVMPDDEGLAPWFDAAREEVHVYVPLSEGPLPYPERLRILREALAPTVDRGSFHSAYGDSRQDHFATVETGWRLTYETAYGHQIRVAFPPGDSERARRAVLGAVAAMGCEVLGANTVHGVAAWGPTPSHPGTRG from the coding sequence ATGTCTTTTTCCAGCCCACTGCTGACCGACCTCGTCCGGCGTGTGCCGCCGCCGGCCCGCCCGACGGGCGGTCAGGGCGACTGGGCGGCCGTGGAGGCTTCGCTCGGGACCCGTCTGCCGTCCGATTTCAAGGCACTCGTCGCCACCTACGGCCGGGGGGAGTTCTGTGACGTCATCGGGCTGTGCACCCCGTTCGGGGAGGACAACCCGGTGCGGCTCACGGCGGATCTGCTCGAGGACTACGGCTCGTCGCGGGAGATGTTCCCGGAACGCTACCCGTATCCGCTGTTCCCGGAACCGGGCGGGCTGATCGCCTGGGGACTGACCGATGCCGGCCACCATCTGTGCTGGCTGACCGTGGGAGAGCCCGATTCCTGGCCGGTGGTGGTCTGGTCGCGCGACGACGACCACGAGGAATACGACTGCTGTGCCACCGACTTCATCGAGGGCTGGGTCAGCGGCCGGATCGTCTCCGAGGTCATGCCCGACGACGAGGGCCTCGCTCCGTGGTTCGACGCGGCGCGCGAGGAGGTCCATGTGTACGTGCCGCTGTCGGAAGGCCCCCTGCCCTACCCGGAGCGGCTGCGGATCCTGCGTGAGGCCTTGGCGCCCACCGTCGACCGGGGCAGCTTCCACTCCGCGTACGGCGACAGCCGCCAGGACCACTTCGCGACCGTGGAGACCGGTTGGCGGCTGACGTACGAGACGGCGTACGGCCATCAGATCCGGGTGGCGTTCCCGCCCGGGGACAGTGAGCGGGCCCGCCGTGCGGTGCTCGGGGCGGTGGCGGCGATGGGCTGCGAGGTGCTCGGGGCGAACACCGTGCACGGCGTTGCCGCGTGGGGACCGACGCCCTCTCACCCGGGAACGCGCGGGTGA
- a CDS encoding bleomycin resistance protein yields MVKFTGAVPVLTAVDVLADVAFWVDALGFEEDFADPDFAGIHRGDVQLFISRTEHQVVADNTSAWVEVVGLDALHEEWSRVVSTDYADVSGPAMTAVGDSPAGREFALRDPAGNCVHFAAER; encoded by the coding sequence ATGGTGAAATTCACCGGCGCCGTCCCGGTTCTGACCGCTGTCGACGTGCTGGCCGACGTCGCCTTCTGGGTCGACGCCCTGGGCTTCGAAGAGGACTTCGCGGACCCGGACTTCGCGGGCATCCACCGAGGTGACGTGCAGCTGTTCATCAGCCGGACGGAACACCAGGTCGTCGCGGACAACACCTCCGCGTGGGTGGAGGTCGTCGGCCTCGACGCCTTGCACGAGGAGTGGTCCCGGGTGGTCTCCACCGACTACGCGGACGTCTCCGGACCGGCCATGACCGCGGTGGGCGACTCGCCCGCGGGCCGCGAGTTCGCGCTGCGCGACCCCGCCGGGAACTGCGTCCACTTCGCCGCCGAGCGCTGA
- a CDS encoding YceI family protein has protein sequence MVTTKWVFEPGHTGAEFCARHMMVTYVRGQFKNVRGVMEVDPDEPEKARVEATIDATQVYTGQPERDAHLRSADFFAVDDHPTWTFVSSRVHQVSATGFEVTGDLTVRGVTRPVTFDVSYLGQWDTPWWEDGRDIGPRRRAGFTAKARVNRHDFGVSWNDVVDRGGVVVSDMIDVIVDVEAVREPAK, from the coding sequence ATGGTCACGACGAAGTGGGTCTTCGAGCCCGGTCACACCGGTGCGGAGTTCTGCGCGAGGCACATGATGGTCACCTACGTGCGCGGCCAGTTCAAGAACGTGCGCGGCGTGATGGAGGTCGATCCCGACGAGCCGGAGAAGGCCCGTGTCGAAGCGACGATCGACGCGACCCAGGTGTACACCGGGCAGCCCGAGCGTGACGCCCATCTGCGCAGTGCCGACTTCTTCGCTGTGGACGACCACCCGACCTGGACGTTCGTCTCCTCACGCGTCCACCAGGTGAGCGCGACCGGGTTCGAGGTCACCGGCGATCTCACCGTACGCGGAGTGACGCGTCCCGTGACCTTCGACGTGTCGTATCTGGGGCAGTGGGACACTCCTTGGTGGGAGGACGGCCGGGACATCGGGCCCAGGCGGCGCGCCGGCTTCACGGCCAAGGCGCGGGTGAACCGACATGACTTCGGGGTCAGTTGGAACGATGTGGTCGACCGGGGCGGGGTGGTCGTGAGCGACATGATCGACGTCATCGTCGACGTCGAGGCCGTGCGCGAACCGGCGAAGTAG
- a CDS encoding zinc-binding dehydrogenase: protein MRALLVDRSVPAGLRLGRAPDPRPAPHQALVRVTATSLNHGEVEFGLKGAPQGAVLGWDAAGVVERAAADGSGPAAGTPVVTLGADGAWAELRAVDTALMGVVPAGADPGAISTVPVAGASALRALHRIGPVLGRRVLVTGATGGVGRYAVQLARLGGAHVIASTGDPGKHGDGLLALGAHDVVNGPLQVDGPVDGVVELVGGQQLVDAYGKLAERGTLVAVGHSAGQGETLPFGALFGDQGRHDRAIASFFLLGCPGLAPDLAWLADRVATGGLDPQISWRGGWDEAADAIGALLERRLHGKAVLDIP, encoded by the coding sequence ATGCGTGCTCTGCTCGTCGACCGCTCCGTGCCCGCCGGCCTCCGCCTCGGCCGGGCCCCCGACCCCCGGCCCGCCCCGCATCAGGCCCTGGTGCGGGTGACGGCGACGTCCCTCAATCACGGCGAGGTCGAGTTCGGCCTGAAGGGCGCGCCCCAGGGCGCCGTTCTCGGCTGGGATGCGGCCGGAGTCGTGGAGCGGGCCGCCGCCGACGGCTCCGGCCCCGCGGCCGGTACCCCCGTGGTCACGCTCGGCGCCGACGGTGCCTGGGCCGAACTGCGCGCCGTCGACACGGCCTTGATGGGGGTCGTCCCGGCGGGAGCCGACCCCGGGGCCATCAGCACGGTGCCCGTGGCGGGCGCCAGCGCCCTGCGCGCCCTCCACCGCATCGGGCCCGTCCTGGGCAGGCGCGTCCTCGTCACCGGAGCCACGGGCGGCGTCGGCCGGTACGCCGTGCAGCTCGCCCGGCTCGGCGGAGCGCACGTCATCGCCTCCACGGGAGACCCGGGGAAGCACGGTGACGGCCTCCTGGCACTGGGAGCCCACGACGTGGTGAACGGGCCGCTCCAGGTCGACGGGCCGGTCGACGGTGTCGTGGAGCTGGTGGGAGGGCAGCAACTCGTGGACGCCTACGGCAAGCTGGCCGAACGGGGCACCCTGGTCGCGGTCGGGCACTCCGCGGGGCAGGGCGAGACCTTGCCCTTCGGTGCGCTCTTCGGTGACCAGGGCCGGCACGACCGTGCGATCGCCAGCTTCTTCCTGCTCGGCTGCCCGGGGCTCGCCCCGGATCTGGCCTGGCTCGCGGACAGGGTCGCCACGGGCGGGCTCGACCCGCAGATCTCCTGGCGCGGCGGCTGGGACGAGGCCGCCGACGCGATCGGCGCCCTGCTCGAACGCCGGCTGCACGGCAAGGCGGTGCTGGACATCCCTTGA
- a CDS encoding lysophospholipid acyltransferase family protein, giving the protein MFYYVFRTVVLVPLLRWLFRPRVEGLEHVPHEGAAIIAGNHLSFCDSFLMPVMIKRRVTFLCKKEYFTGRGLKGRLTAAFFRANGQIPVDRSGEGAGRAAVEEGLRVLGRRELLGIYPEGTRSHDGRLYKGKVGVAAMAIRSGAPVIPCAMIGTFESQPIGRRLPRLMPITIRFGKPLDFSRYAGMEERREVLRAATDEIMYALLKLSEQEYVDRYAAEAKAEQQTRVLAHQPR; this is encoded by the coding sequence TTGTTCTACTACGTGTTCAGGACCGTGGTACTGGTGCCGTTGCTGCGGTGGCTCTTCCGGCCGAGAGTCGAGGGGCTGGAGCACGTGCCGCACGAGGGGGCGGCGATCATTGCGGGGAACCATCTGTCGTTCTGCGACAGTTTCCTCATGCCCGTGATGATCAAGCGCCGGGTCACCTTCCTGTGCAAGAAGGAGTACTTCACGGGCCGCGGCCTCAAAGGCCGGCTGACCGCGGCGTTCTTCCGGGCCAACGGGCAGATCCCGGTGGACCGGTCCGGTGAGGGGGCCGGACGGGCGGCGGTCGAGGAGGGCCTGCGCGTGCTGGGCAGAAGGGAGCTGCTCGGCATCTATCCCGAGGGGACGCGCTCGCACGACGGGCGGCTCTACAAGGGGAAGGTGGGGGTGGCGGCCATGGCGATACGGTCGGGGGCGCCGGTGATTCCGTGCGCGATGATCGGCACCTTCGAGTCCCAGCCGATCGGGCGCCGGCTCCCGCGTCTCATGCCGATCACCATCCGCTTCGGGAAGCCGCTGGACTTCTCCCGCTACGCGGGGATGGAGGAGCGGCGCGAGGTACTGCGGGCCGCCACGGACGAGATCATGTACGCGCTCCTGAAGCTGTCGGAACAGGAGTACGTCGACCGGTACGCGGCCGAGGCCAAGGCGGAGCAGCAGACGCGGGTCCTGGCCCACCAACCGCGCTGA
- a CDS encoding aldo/keto reductase translates to MRYTLFGRTGLRVSELSLGAMTIGDDWGWGAAKDTSGRILDAYADAGGNFIDTADIYTDGTSETILGELLDGRRENFVLASKYTCATRKGDVNAAGNHRKNLVRSVEESLGRLRTDRLDVLWVHARDNFTPVEEVMRALDDLVRAGKVLYIGVSDWPAWEIAQANTLAELRGWTSFAGSQLRYSLLERTPERELLPQARAFDLAVLAWSPLAGGKLTGKYRRGETGRLNAPGWDSGTDRREDEIITAVVEIAEQGGWSPAQVALAWLRGRPGNIVPIIAATKESQLADNLAAVEVELDAAAVERLDEVSAVELGFPHDFLREPGITENVYGDRWAAIEDRRSTYRRTTGEIL, encoded by the coding sequence GTGCGATACACACTGTTCGGCAGGACCGGTCTGCGCGTCAGCGAGCTGAGCCTGGGCGCCATGACCATCGGCGACGACTGGGGATGGGGAGCCGCCAAGGACACCAGCGGGCGCATCCTCGACGCCTACGCCGACGCGGGCGGCAACTTCATCGACACGGCCGACATCTACACCGACGGCACCTCGGAGACCATTCTTGGTGAGCTGCTCGACGGCCGCCGCGAGAATTTCGTCCTGGCGAGCAAGTACACCTGCGCCACCCGCAAGGGCGATGTGAACGCGGCGGGCAACCACCGCAAGAACCTCGTGCGATCGGTGGAGGAGAGCCTCGGCCGGTTGCGCACCGACCGCCTCGACGTGCTGTGGGTGCACGCCCGGGACAACTTCACACCGGTCGAGGAGGTCATGCGGGCGCTGGACGACCTCGTCCGCGCCGGCAAGGTGCTCTACATCGGCGTCTCCGACTGGCCCGCCTGGGAGATCGCGCAGGCCAACACACTCGCCGAGCTGCGCGGATGGACCTCCTTCGCGGGCTCGCAGCTGCGCTACAGCCTGCTGGAGCGGACACCGGAGCGTGAACTGCTGCCGCAGGCCCGCGCCTTCGACCTGGCCGTGCTGGCGTGGAGCCCGCTCGCGGGCGGCAAGCTGACCGGCAAGTACCGGCGCGGCGAGACGGGCAGGCTGAACGCCCCGGGCTGGGACAGCGGGACGGACCGCAGGGAGGACGAGATCATCACCGCGGTGGTGGAGATCGCCGAACAGGGCGGCTGGAGCCCGGCGCAGGTGGCGCTGGCATGGCTCCGGGGCCGCCCCGGCAACATCGTCCCGATCATCGCCGCCACCAAGGAGAGCCAGCTCGCCGACAATCTCGCCGCCGTCGAGGTCGAACTCGACGCGGCCGCCGTCGAACGGCTCGACGAGGTGAGCGCGGTGGAGCTCGGGTTCCCCCACGACTTCCTGCGGGAGCCGGGCATCACGGAGAACGTCTACGGCGACCGGTGGGCCGCCATCGAGGACCGACGCTCCACCTATCGCCGTACGACCGGCGAGATCCTCTAG